One genomic region from Arthrobacter sp. YN encodes:
- a CDS encoding TFIIB-type zinc ribbon-containing protein codes for MDSIDLVMSERSGVEIDYCPQCRGVWLDRGELDKIIDRVAAETIPAPSRPAAAPSQPPVAPPPLYNPFESRPQQPRYDDRDRRDYDRRDGDRRESYDRDGYGRKRKKKEGFLGDLFDF; via the coding sequence GTGGATTCCATTGACCTGGTGATGAGCGAACGAAGCGGCGTGGAGATTGACTACTGCCCGCAATGCAGGGGTGTGTGGCTGGACCGTGGGGAGCTGGACAAGATCATTGATCGCGTCGCAGCAGAAACCATCCCTGCCCCCTCCCGGCCGGCGGCTGCGCCGTCCCAGCCCCCCGTCGCGCCGCCACCCCTCTACAATCCGTTTGAGTCCCGTCCACAGCAGCCGCGCTATGACGACAGGGACAGGCGCGACTATGACCGGCGGGATGGCGATCGGCGCGAAAGCTACGATCGCGATGGGTACGGCCGTAAGCGCAAGAAAAAAGAAGGCTTCCTTGGAGACCTGTTCGACTTCTAG
- a CDS encoding MepB family protein, producing MLHPDVLQAHRLMNLLGKTCSLPVPESDNTEYGAATSTCGPAVVRFRVGKVTPTKVGLFVAVWRRSAAGGTEPFPADHPEANDADTLVISVREAENTGHFVFPRSALVTHGISSLNGRGGKRGFRVYPPWSATTNPQARKTQAWQSGYFHSPESGLPTR from the coding sequence ATGCTTCATCCCGATGTCCTTCAAGCGCACCGGCTTATGAACCTCCTGGGGAAGACGTGCTCCCTCCCCGTTCCCGAGTCGGACAACACTGAGTACGGCGCCGCAACGTCCACCTGCGGGCCGGCAGTGGTCCGTTTCCGGGTGGGCAAGGTTACGCCGACCAAGGTGGGTCTCTTCGTCGCGGTGTGGCGTCGGTCAGCTGCCGGAGGTACGGAACCGTTCCCGGCGGACCACCCGGAAGCCAACGACGCCGACACTTTGGTGATCTCCGTCCGGGAAGCGGAGAACACCGGTCACTTCGTCTTTCCCCGGTCCGCCTTGGTCACTCACGGCATCAGTTCCCTCAATGGAAGAGGCGGGAAGCGCGGGTTCCGCGTCTATCCTCCGTGGTCCGCAACCACCAACCCCCAGGCACGGAAGACGCAGGCGTGGCAGAGCGGATATTTCCACTCTCCTGAAAGCGGACTACCGACCCGCTGA
- a CDS encoding FMN reductase: METRRITVLSAGLGVPSSSRLLADQLAASAERQLRAAGYDVKIDTVELRDLAVDIANNFVTGYAAPRLAEVIAGVDDSDAVIAVSPVFSASYSGLFKSFIDVLDPKSLDGKAVLLGATGGTDRHQMVLDYAMRPLFTYLRTRIAATGVFAGPQDWGNTDDGGSPLSARVDRAAGELVQLLSGPQPNRKPDALESLPFEQLLAGISAGR; encoded by the coding sequence ATGGAAACCCGCCGCATCACCGTCCTTTCCGCCGGACTCGGTGTCCCGTCGTCGAGCCGCCTGCTGGCCGATCAGCTGGCCGCCTCCGCCGAGCGACAGTTGCGGGCTGCAGGGTACGACGTGAAGATCGACACCGTTGAACTGCGCGACCTTGCCGTGGATATCGCCAACAACTTCGTCACCGGCTATGCCGCGCCGCGCCTCGCTGAGGTGATTGCCGGCGTCGATGATTCCGACGCCGTCATCGCCGTCAGCCCCGTCTTCAGCGCCTCCTACAGTGGTTTGTTCAAGTCGTTCATCGACGTGCTGGACCCGAAGTCGCTGGATGGCAAGGCTGTTCTGCTCGGCGCCACAGGCGGCACCGATCGCCACCAGATGGTCCTCGATTACGCCATGCGCCCACTGTTCACCTACCTGCGCACCAGGATTGCCGCTACGGGCGTGTTCGCAGGGCCCCAGGACTGGGGAAACACCGACGACGGCGGCTCGCCCCTTTCGGCGCGCGTGGACCGCGCTGCGGGAGAACTGGTGCAGTTGCTCAGCGGCCCGCAGCCGAACCGCAAGCCCGACGCCCTTGAATCACTGCCCTTCGAACAGCTGTTGGCAGGTATTTCAGCGGGTCGGTAG
- a CDS encoding alpha/beta hydrolase yields the protein MTSAPEAPPVTRKPALFWASALCVAALVLVPLWMLLGNPAVLRGHPLLPALLVTAVVVGLLWAVLLWRRRRASRKRSTLRAAGAWAGRVAVLALVAMLVWLNPFAYQQGAGAAGSSPTASVVEGATAIVMRPEGAPAGKGLVFYPGARVEARAYADILKPAVDAGVLVVILKTPLNLSLLDGNQARGAMDAHPEISTWTVGGHSLGGVSASSFALSNQDVDGLLLYASYPLDSMRGRAGLKVLSISGSEDGLSTPEKINASRELLPFDAAFAEIQGGNHAFFGDYGPQPGDGEPTVGRDVAQGRIAATTAAFLTGIDGG from the coding sequence ATGACCTCAGCCCCTGAAGCCCCGCCCGTCACGCGCAAGCCAGCGCTCTTCTGGGCCTCTGCCCTGTGTGTTGCCGCCCTGGTCCTGGTGCCCCTGTGGATGCTGCTCGGGAATCCCGCTGTCTTGCGCGGACACCCGTTGCTGCCCGCGCTGTTGGTGACTGCCGTCGTCGTCGGACTTCTTTGGGCTGTTCTGCTGTGGCGCCGCCGCCGCGCGTCCCGCAAGCGTTCGACGCTGAGGGCTGCAGGTGCATGGGCGGGGCGCGTGGCTGTCCTGGCCCTGGTGGCCATGCTGGTCTGGCTGAATCCCTTCGCCTACCAACAGGGCGCCGGAGCGGCCGGATCGTCTCCCACGGCCTCGGTGGTTGAAGGGGCGACGGCGATTGTCATGAGACCCGAAGGTGCGCCGGCCGGCAAAGGGCTCGTCTTCTACCCCGGCGCCCGCGTAGAGGCGCGGGCGTATGCGGATATCCTCAAACCGGCAGTGGATGCCGGGGTCCTGGTGGTGATCCTCAAGACACCCCTCAATCTCAGCTTGTTGGACGGAAACCAGGCCCGTGGCGCCATGGATGCCCATCCGGAAATTTCCACGTGGACTGTTGGAGGTCATTCGCTGGGCGGGGTCAGTGCCAGCTCATTTGCCCTGTCCAACCAGGACGTGGACGGCCTGCTGCTGTACGCCTCCTACCCGCTGGACTCCATGCGGGGCCGCGCGGGGCTGAAGGTCCTGTCCATCTCGGGCTCCGAAGACGGACTCAGTACGCCGGAGAAGATCAACGCCTCCCGCGAGCTGCTGCCCTTTGACGCCGCCTTTGCGGAGATCCAAGGCGGTAACCATGCGTTCTTCGGGGACTACGGGCCGCAGCCCGGCGACGGCGAACCCACCGTGGGTCGCGACGTTGCCCAGGGGCGGATTGCGGCGACCACGGCTGCGTTCCTGACGGGGATCGACGGCGGCTAA
- a CDS encoding alpha/beta hydrolase: MRLKKLDVAILLVLIVLLALSATPWPSAMLIRSVFERGAQATIDEMTPYVPDTPLQSQAGVVYKPGSTFDVFSPEGTTAPLPTVVWIHGGAWISGAQRDVNPYLRIVAAEGYTTIGLSYPIAPEATYPTAVRDINEALAYIKAHAAELNVDTSRIVLAGDSAGAQLASQMTTLTVNPEYANLMGIEPALQKSELAATILHCGVYDLRAMADLSGIVAWGFKTSLWAYTGTKDWSATYAGATMSTIDFVTDDFPPTFISGGNGDGLTWLQSVPYSNRLKDAGVPMTELFWPATHEPELPHEYQFHLNFDEAREARDKTFAFLSTHAPRR, translated from the coding sequence TTGCGGCTGAAGAAGTTGGACGTTGCGATTCTGCTGGTCCTGATCGTCCTTCTTGCACTCTCTGCTACCCCGTGGCCGTCCGCGATGCTGATCCGCAGTGTTTTTGAGCGCGGGGCGCAGGCGACCATTGACGAGATGACCCCTTACGTGCCGGATACGCCGCTGCAATCCCAGGCCGGCGTGGTGTACAAGCCCGGGTCCACTTTTGATGTTTTCAGCCCTGAAGGGACCACCGCGCCGCTGCCAACGGTGGTGTGGATTCATGGGGGAGCCTGGATTTCCGGAGCGCAGCGCGACGTTAATCCGTATCTCCGGATCGTCGCCGCCGAGGGCTACACCACCATCGGCCTGAGCTATCCGATCGCCCCCGAGGCCACCTACCCCACTGCCGTCCGTGACATCAATGAGGCCCTCGCCTACATCAAAGCTCATGCAGCGGAATTGAACGTAGACACCAGCCGCATCGTGCTGGCCGGTGACTCGGCCGGGGCCCAGCTTGCGAGCCAGATGACCACGCTCACCGTAAACCCCGAGTACGCCAATCTGATGGGGATCGAGCCCGCCCTTCAAAAGTCGGAGTTGGCCGCCACCATCCTGCATTGCGGTGTCTACGATCTCCGGGCCATGGCTGACCTCAGCGGCATCGTGGCTTGGGGATTCAAGACCTCTCTTTGGGCGTACACGGGCACCAAGGACTGGTCCGCCACCTACGCCGGGGCCACCATGTCCACCATCGACTTCGTCACTGACGACTTCCCGCCGACGTTCATCAGCGGCGGCAATGGTGACGGGCTCACCTGGCTCCAGTCCGTGCCCTACAGCAACCGCCTCAAGGATGCCGGCGTTCCGATGACCGAGCTGTTCTGGCCTGCCACCCATGAGCCGGAACTGCCGCACGAGTACCAGTTCCACCTGAACTTCGACGAGGCACGGGAGGCGCGGGACAAGACGTTCGCCTTCTTGTCCACCCACGCCCCGCGGCGCTGA